DNA sequence from the Acidobacteriota bacterium genome:
ACGACCAGCGGCTTGCCGTCGAGCCGGATTTCGAGCGGCTCCTCGACGGCGATCAGATCCTGATCGAGCATCTCTCCCCGGCGCCGGACGGCGACGGATCGGAGCGCCGGCGAGTGCGCGAGGTCGGATGGCATGCGTCGATCATAGTCCCGGCGGGCGGCGCATCGATGTGGTGACGGTCCGGGCGCTCGCGCCACGGACTCCCGGGCCCGGGCGGCCTATATACTGCTGTGGATCTGGAGGATCGCAGAATGCACAGCACACGTCGTCCTTTCGGCTTCTCCGCACTACTGACGGTTCTGCTTTTCGCGCTCGCGACGGCCCCGGCCTTCGCCCAGTGGACGCCGGATCGCCTCGCGGCGGACGAATCCGAGCTGCCGCGCACCCCCTGGGGCGCTCCGGACCTCCAGGGGGTCTGGAACAACTCGACCACTACGCCGCTCGAGCGGCTGACGAGCGAGGAGCAGGCCCTGAGCCGGGAGGCGCGGCAGGCGGTCATCGCCGCGACGCGGGGCACGGGCGCAGGCTGGCTGGAGCAGGCGGGCAACATCGAGCGCGAGTCGCTGATCATCGAGCCGCCCGACGGGCGCATCCGGATGGCCGATCAGGGCGTGCGGCGGCTCATCGACCGCGAGAACGCACGGGCCGGCCGCGGCGAGGCCGATTCGTGGCGCGACCGCAACAACTGGGAGCGGTGCATCTCGCGCACCCTGCCGACCGCGATGATCCCCACGCTGTACAACGCCAACTACCAGATCTTCCAGACGCCGGACCACTTCGTCCTGCTGATGGAGATGATCCACGAGGCGCGCATCGTGCCGCTGGACGGGGCGCCGCACGCCTCCGGCGCCATCCGGCAGTGGCTGGGCGACGGCCGCGGGCGCTGGGAGGGGGACACGCTGGTCGTCGAAACCCTGCACTTCAACGGGAAGCTCGACGGGGGCGACTACCAGCCGTCGCACGTCACCCCGACCGGGCCGCGCGGGTCGGGGGAGACCCTGCGGCTGACCGAGCGCTTCACGCTGGTCGACGCCAACACCATCGACTACCGGGTGACGGTCGAGGATCCGCAGACCTTCGCCGCGCCCTACACTGCGGCCATCCCGATGCACCGCTCGGCCCCCGGCGTCACGCTGTTCGAGTACGCCTGCCACGAGGGAAAGCGTAGTCGCGTGTTAGGTCGGTAGGTCCCCCGCCAAAAACCCCAATAACCACGGGGGTTTACCCCCCGCAACCCGCATCCGATACCCCGTCCGCAAAAATCCGATCAACGGGACGTGCGTCCGTCCAATGTGGGAAGGGCGTGGTATGCTGTCCGCAGCTTGACGGTATCGGATTTGACACGGTAGGGGGACATCATGAAGCTGACGCAGCGACGGGTTGACGGGATGACGACGCCGGGGCGCTACGCAGACGACGGGGCACCGACCCTGCACTTGCTGATCGGACGGGACGGCACCAAGGCTTGGGTTCAGCGTCTTGTCATCGCAAGTCGGGACGGGTCCCCCGGTCGCCGCGTGGATCGGGGTCTTGGTCCGACCAAGGCGGTCCCCTTGACCAAGGCCCGGGAGATCGCGTTCGACAACCGCCGTCTCGCGCGTCAGGGTATCGACCCCCGTCCGACCGTCAAGGACACAGCGCCGACACTGGCCGAGGTGCTGGACAAGATGGAGAAGGATGACCGGGGGGTCGAAAAGGGTAAGGGGCTGCGCGACAGCACCAAGCAGGCACGCGCTACGTATCTGCGATATGCGGATGCCCTGATGTCGATGCCCATCGACACCATTGGTAGGGTCGATGTCTTGTCCATCTTGCGTCCAATCTGGATTGACCGACACGCTACCGCCGTCAAGCTGCGCGGCATCCTTCGTCGGGCTTTGGGATGGGGACAGGGTCACGGATACATCGAAGTCAATTGGGCCGGGGATGCTATCGAGGGTGCACTGCCCGCAGTCAACAACGGGACCGACCATCAGGCGGCTGTCGATTACAAGGACGTGCCCGGTGTCTACCAGGGCATCAAGGGGGACGGGGACGTTGCACGCTGCATGCGGCTGGTCATCCTGACTGCGTGTCGGTCGGGAGAGGCGATGTCTGCAAAGTGGGATGACATCGACCTTGATGCGCGTACGTGGACCATCCCCGCGTCCGATAGCAAGGTCGGTAAAGGACACGTCGTCCCGTTGACGGATGATGCTGTCGCGCAGTTGGGGACCCCTGGTAAGGGTCTTGTGTTTCGCGGACGGTCCGGGGCCGAGCTGTCTAAGGGTGCGATGCGTGCAGCGCTGCGCAAGGTCTGCCCCAAGTGCACCATGCACGGATTCCGCAGCACGTTTC
Encoded proteins:
- a CDS encoding tyrosine-type recombinase/integrase → MKLTQRRVDGMTTPGRYADDGAPTLHLLIGRDGTKAWVQRLVIASRDGSPGRRVDRGLGPTKAVPLTKAREIAFDNRRLARQGIDPRPTVKDTAPTLAEVLDKMEKDDRGVEKGKGLRDSTKQARATYLRYADALMSMPIDTIGRVDVLSILRPIWIDRHATAVKLRGILRRALGWGQGHGYIEVNWAGDAIEGALPAVNNGTDHQAAVDYKDVPGVYQGIKGDGDVARCMRLVILTACRSGEAMSAKWDDIDLDARTWTIPASDSKVGKGHVVPLTDDAVAQLGTPGKGLVFRGRSGAELSKGAMRAALRKVCPKCTMHGFRSTFRTWVQDATDHPRVIAEHALGHAVGSGVERSYARGTMLDKRRVLMDDWTDYVNSK